The Pseudodesulfovibrio sp. JC047 genome includes the window TTGTGGTCAGGTCCGTGAAACACCTTTCCCGGACATTTGGAAAAAATCCGAACAATTCCTCAATCTTCGCAATCCGGAAGTCTATGATGGGAAATGTGGCTATTGCGAATATGAACGAGTTTGTGGCGGATGCCGAGCACGCGCACAGACCATGAACGGTCACTATCTCAAAGAAGAGCCGCTCTGCTCCTATCAGCCAAAGAAAAAACCAAAAAAATAGTTGATTTCGATATCTGAAGGAAGGGACAACCAATCATGAAGGTTTCCCCTTCCTTCGGGTTCGTCTATGAGCCCCACTGCCACACACGTTTTTTTGAGACAACGCGTCCGTCATGGTCGTAAAAACTGACACAATTTGGAGCCCCTGCACGCGGATTATACATCCACAGGGGTGCCCGGAGATACCGTATGGACAATTACGACAAGAAAATACTCGACATCATCCAATCCCACTTTCCTCTGACTTCCCGCCCATATAAAGATGTTGGCGAACAGGTCGGTCTCACGGAATCCGAGGTGTTGAACCGCGTGCGCGACTTGAAAAAATCCGGCGTTATCCGGCGCATGGGAGCCAATTTCAGTTCGCACACGTTGGGATGGCAATCCACCCTCTGCGCGGCATCCTGCCCGGAAGACAAACTTGACGAGTTCGTAGCCGAGGTCAACAAGCACGATGGCGTGACACATAACTATTTGCGTGAAAACGAATTCAATGTCTGGTTTGCCTTGATCGCCCCGGACATGAGCACCGTGGAGGCCATCCTCGCATCCATCACCGTAGCCACTGGAATCAAGGTCTTGAATCTGCCAGCCGACAAACTGTTCAAGATCAAGGTCGATTTCAAGATGGACAAATAGCTGGAGTCCGACGTGCACAAGATCGTCAAAAGCCTGCTGCTCGGCTTGGCTGCCGGCATTCTGAACGCCAT containing:
- a CDS encoding AsnC family transcriptional regulator → MDNYDKKILDIIQSHFPLTSRPYKDVGEQVGLTESEVLNRVRDLKKSGVIRRMGANFSSHTLGWQSTLCAASCPEDKLDEFVAEVNKHDGVTHNYLRENEFNVWFALIAPDMSTVEAILASITVATGIKVLNLPADKLFKIKVDFKMDK